Proteins encoded in a region of the Dorea longicatena genome:
- the hypD gene encoding hydrogenase formation protein HypD has translation MSEGKKTAREIIEGYDGPAVRIMEVCGTHTHEIFRLGIRKLLPKQVELISGPGCPVCVTPVSYIDEAVYLALEKSVTICTFGDLVRVPGSKKSLADARSEGGKIHIVYSPADAEKYAKEHPEEEVVFLSVGFETTTPAGCLSVKKAKEEGITNYSMLIANKTMPQAYEALKGSADIFLYPGHVNAITGTKLCEELVQEGVSGVVAGFTAKELLTALAVALTHFQKGKPFFVNCYPRVVTEEGSKEAQRLVDTLMEACDSEWRGLGIIPGSGLRLRDEWDMYDARKKYQVPKMEGRANPACRCGDVLQGKCKPSDCKVFGKVCTPQHPVGACMVSGEGACSAYYMYGRE, from the coding sequence ATGAGTGAAGGAAAGAAAACGGCAAGAGAGATCATAGAAGGATATGACGGCCCTGCAGTCCGGATCATGGAAGTATGCGGGACACATACACATGAAATCTTCCGGCTAGGTATTCGCAAACTTCTTCCAAAGCAGGTAGAATTGATCTCTGGTCCCGGGTGTCCGGTCTGTGTCACACCGGTAAGTTATATCGATGAGGCAGTTTATCTGGCTCTGGAAAAGAGTGTGACAATCTGTACATTCGGAGATCTGGTGCGTGTGCCGGGAAGTAAGAAGAGTCTGGCAGATGCAAGAAGCGAAGGCGGGAAGATCCATATCGTCTATTCACCTGCCGATGCGGAAAAATATGCAAAAGAACATCCGGAAGAAGAGGTTGTATTCTTATCTGTAGGATTTGAGACGACGACTCCGGCGGGATGTCTGTCTGTCAAAAAAGCAAAAGAAGAAGGAATCACGAACTATTCCATGCTGATCGCAAATAAAACGATGCCGCAGGCATACGAAGCATTAAAAGGAAGCGCAGACATTTTCTTATATCCGGGACATGTCAATGCGATCACAGGAACAAAGCTCTGTGAAGAATTGGTGCAGGAAGGTGTAAGCGGTGTGGTGGCAGGCTTTACGGCAAAAGAACTTCTGACTGCACTGGCAGTTGCACTGACACATTTTCAGAAAGGGAAACCTTTCTTTGTAAATTGTTATCCGCGTGTAGTGACAGAAGAAGGCAGTAAGGAAGCGCAGAGACTGGTGGATACGCTGATGGAAGCATGTGACAGTGAATGGAGAGGACTCGGAATCATACCGGGATCCGGACTTAGGTTACGTGATGAATGGGACATGTATGATGCCAGAAAGAAATATCAGGTTCCGAAGATGGAAGGAAGGGCGAATCCGGCCTGTAGATGCGGGGATGTATTACAGGGAAAATGTAAACCATCCGACTGCAAAGTATTTGGAAAGGTCTGTACACCGCAGCATCCGGTAGGTGCATGTATGGTATCCGGAGAGGGAGCCTGTTCAGCATATTATATGTATGGAAGAGAATAA
- a CDS encoding nitrogenase iron protein NifH — translation MIKIAVYGKGGIGKSTTVSNVAVALAEKGLKVMQIGCDPKADSTIALRHGEAVPTVLDLFREKKQDLKLEDMVRTGYQGVICVEAGGPTPGLGCAGRGIITALEKLKETGAYEVYQPDVVLYDVLGDVVCGGFSMPMRKGYADKVFIITSGENMAIHAGANIAMAVENFKNRGYASLGGIILNRRNVAREEEKVNELADDFQTQVVGTLSHSGLVTEAEEKKETVMECFPDSEMAEEYRKLAEAIYELSKRPEGSACEKADEKYTADKRPGEGLKC, via the coding sequence ATGATTAAGATTGCAGTATATGGAAAAGGCGGGATCGGTAAATCAACGACGGTATCGAACGTTGCCGTGGCACTGGCAGAAAAAGGCCTGAAAGTGATGCAGATTGGCTGCGATCCGAAAGCCGATTCAACGATCGCATTAAGACACGGGGAAGCAGTACCGACGGTACTGGATCTTTTCCGGGAGAAAAAGCAGGATCTGAAATTGGAAGATATGGTGCGGACCGGATATCAGGGTGTGATCTGTGTAGAGGCAGGTGGTCCGACACCGGGACTCGGATGTGCAGGAAGAGGAATTATCACGGCATTGGAAAAATTAAAAGAGACGGGAGCATATGAAGTATATCAGCCGGATGTTGTACTTTATGATGTACTCGGAGATGTTGTATGCGGTGGATTTTCTATGCCGATGCGGAAAGGATATGCGGATAAAGTTTTTATTATTACTTCAGGAGAAAATATGGCGATCCATGCAGGAGCCAATATTGCGATGGCGGTAGAGAACTTTAAGAATCGTGGATATGCTTCCCTTGGCGGGATTATTCTGAACCGCAGGAATGTAGCGAGAGAAGAAGAAAAGGTAAATGAGCTGGCAGATGATTTTCAGACACAGGTAGTCGGAACATTGTCCCACAGCGGACTTGTGACAGAAGCAGAAGAAAAGAAAGAGACGGTTATGGAATGCTTTCCGGACAGTGAGATGGCTGAGGAATACAGAAAACTTGCGGAAGCAATCTATGAGTTGTCAAAACGACCAGAAGGATCAGCCTGTGAAAAAGCCGATGAAAAGTATACTGCCGATAAAAGACCTGGGGAGGGATTGAAATGTTAA
- a CDS encoding HypC/HybG/HupF family hydrogenase formation chaperone, with the protein MCVGLSAKVVRISDGTAVVDAGGAKREVSSELLEDLEPGDYVMVHAGIAIAKITGEDDSETDQLMEELL; encoded by the coding sequence ATGTGTGTAGGATTATCAGCAAAAGTAGTCCGTATCAGTGACGGTACGGCGGTTGTAGATGCGGGGGGCGCAAAAAGAGAGGTCTCTTCAGAATTACTGGAAGATCTGGAACCGGGAGATTATGTAATGGTGCATGCAGGAATCGCCATTGCAAAAATTACCGGTGAAGATGACAGTGAGACAGATCAGTTGATGGAGGAACTTCTGTAA
- the hypE gene encoding hydrogenase expression/formation protein HypE, which yields MNEYVDNEARKARLVGKTVTMAHGAGGRQTSELIDMIFKAHFDNPDLTADDAAVLAPPAGKMAVSTDGFIVSPAFYPGGNIGKLSICGTVNDLSCMGAKPLYLTSAFVIEEGFPMEKLEEIAEAMEKTAKEAGVRIVSGDTKVAGKGQVDGVFITTTGIGEITDGVEVAGNLAKPGDAIIVTGDIGRHGCTILLAREDFGIEADVTSDCAPLWGNVKAVMDATHELHVIRDATRGGVGTVLYEIAGQSQVGIRLDASKIPVAPEVRGVCGMLGLEPLYLACEGRLVIMAPKEQAQTIVDALKACPYSKNAAIIGEVTEEQPGKVVMLTEIGTQALLPQPGGELLPRIC from the coding sequence ATGAATGAGTATGTGGATAATGAAGCAAGAAAAGCAAGATTAGTGGGGAAAACTGTGACGATGGCACATGGTGCAGGAGGACGCCAGACGTCAGAGCTGATCGATATGATCTTTAAAGCACATTTTGATAATCCGGATCTGACTGCGGATGATGCAGCCGTCCTGGCACCTCCGGCCGGTAAGATGGCAGTGTCTACCGATGGATTTATCGTATCACCGGCATTCTATCCGGGAGGAAATATCGGAAAGCTTTCCATCTGCGGTACGGTCAATGATCTTTCCTGTATGGGAGCAAAACCATTATACCTGACCAGCGCATTTGTGATCGAAGAAGGATTTCCTATGGAAAAACTGGAAGAGATCGCAGAGGCAATGGAAAAGACGGCGAAAGAAGCCGGAGTCCGGATTGTATCGGGGGATACCAAGGTTGCCGGAAAGGGCCAGGTGGACGGAGTCTTTATCACGACAACAGGTATCGGTGAGATCACGGATGGAGTTGAAGTTGCGGGAAATCTTGCAAAACCGGGCGATGCGATCATTGTGACAGGAGATATCGGAAGACACGGATGCACGATCCTTCTTGCGAGAGAAGATTTTGGAATTGAAGCAGATGTGACCAGTGACTGTGCACCTCTCTGGGGCAATGTAAAAGCAGTGATGGATGCAACACATGAACTGCATGTGATCCGTGATGCAACCAGAGGTGGAGTCGGAACTGTGCTGTATGAGATTGCAGGACAGAGTCAGGTAGGAATCCGTCTGGATGCTTCGAAGATTCCGGTTGCACCGGAGGTACGCGGCGTATGTGGAATGCTTGGCCTGGAGCCGCTCTATCTTGCGTGCGAAGGACGACTTGTGATCATGGCACCGAAAGAACAGGCACAGACAATCGTGGATGCATTGAAAGCATGTCCGTATTCTAAAAATGCGGCAATTATCGGTGAAGTGACCGAAGAACAGCCTGGAAAAGTTGTGATGTTGACGGAGATTGGAACGCAGGCATTACTTCCGCAGCCGGGAGGGGAATTACTGCCGCGTATCTGTTAA
- a CDS encoding nitrogenase component 1: MRQSYRIIPIYTADVSGVCSALYELGGMTVMHDPSGCNSTYNTHDEIRWYEQDSMIYISGLTEIDAVMGNDEKIICDIELAAEELKPKFIALAGSPIPYMNGTDFPAIARMLEQDLGIPAFSIPTNGMHDYVYGAGLALAEIAKRIKGKKEVTSKSVNLLGVTPLDFGPQEHVDALKRNVEETGWKVLSTWAMGDTLEDLGRAPEAEVNLVVSSVGLWAAKVLQERFGTPYVIGTPIRGFMKSLLNAIEEKKQVAYLEKGRRISLTGNKSEKSSENQIILIGEPVIMESLAVAIETEYQISVRVICPIREKKGLLADGDIAVRGEEELEQVLQRSKNVKGIVADPLYRPVCPENVAFYELPHIAFSGRIYKKKLPVLAELI, encoded by the coding sequence ATGAGACAGAGTTACAGAATTATACCGATTTACACAGCTGACGTATCCGGTGTCTGCTCTGCCCTGTATGAATTGGGCGGGATGACAGTGATGCATGATCCGTCCGGTTGTAATTCCACTTATAATACACATGATGAGATAAGATGGTATGAGCAGGACAGTATGATCTATATCTCAGGGCTGACGGAGATCGATGCTGTCATGGGGAATGATGAGAAGATAATCTGTGATATTGAACTGGCTGCAGAAGAATTAAAGCCGAAATTCATCGCACTTGCAGGATCACCGATCCCATATATGAATGGAACGGATTTTCCGGCAATCGCCAGGATGCTGGAACAAGATCTCGGAATCCCGGCATTTTCGATTCCGACAAATGGAATGCATGATTATGTATATGGTGCCGGTCTGGCTCTTGCAGAGATTGCAAAACGTATCAAAGGAAAGAAAGAAGTGACGTCAAAAAGTGTGAATCTTCTGGGAGTAACACCTTTAGATTTCGGGCCGCAGGAGCATGTAGATGCTTTAAAAAGAAATGTAGAAGAGACGGGATGGAAGGTATTGTCGACCTGGGCTATGGGAGATACACTGGAAGATCTCGGACGTGCACCGGAAGCGGAGGTTAATCTGGTGGTATCTTCTGTGGGACTTTGGGCGGCCAAAGTATTACAGGAGAGGTTCGGGACACCTTATGTGATCGGGACACCGATCCGGGGATTTATGAAGAGTCTTTTGAATGCAATAGAAGAAAAAAAGCAGGTAGCATATCTCGAAAAGGGAAGGCGCATCAGCCTGACAGGAAACAAATCGGAAAAAAGTTCAGAAAACCAGATTATATTAATCGGAGAACCGGTGATCATGGAATCTCTGGCAGTAGCGATCGAGACGGAATATCAGATATCTGTAAGAGTAATCTGTCCGATAAGGGAGAAGAAAGGATTACTTGCGGATGGAGATATTGCAGTCCGTGGAGAAGAAGAACTGGAACAGGTACTTCAGAGATCAAAGAATGTAAAAGGCATTGTAGCGGATCCATTGTATCGCCCGGTCTGTCCGGAGAATGTGGCATTTTATGAGCTGCCGCATATTGCATTTTCGGGAAGAATTTATAAAAAGAAACTGCCGGTCCTGGCAGAACTTATATAG
- a CDS encoding TM1266 family iron-only hydrogenase system putative regulator gives MDTRVAVISIIVENPEAIETLNHLLHEAGQFIIGRMGIPYREKGINIISIAIDAPQDMISTLSGKIGRLNGVSTKTAYSNIITKAGE, from the coding sequence ATGGATACAAGAGTGGCAGTTATTTCGATTATTGTGGAGAATCCGGAAGCAATCGAGACGTTGAATCATCTGCTTCACGAGGCAGGGCAATTTATTATCGGAAGAATGGGAATTCCGTACCGGGAGAAAGGGATTAACATCATCAGCATTGCGATCGATGCACCGCAGGATATGATCAGTACATTATCCGGTAAGATCGGGCGCCTGAACGGGGTATCCACGAAGACGGCATATTCGAATATTATTACGAAAGCAGGAGAATAG
- a CDS encoding histidine phosphatase family protein: MGHFYFARHGQTVWNVENKICGATDIELTELGHQQAEELGQAILEQGIQIDEILYSPLIRAKETARHVSEVTGIPMREEMRLKEQNFGKYEGTPRNGEEFQKAKANFINSYEGGESMLKLCHRIYDLLDDIKKESDQKTYLLVAHNGISRAIQSYFCDMTNDEFARFGIKNCEIRKFEYKE, translated from the coding sequence ATGGGACATTTTTATTTTGCAAGACACGGACAGACAGTCTGGAATGTAGAGAATAAGATTTGCGGAGCAACGGATATTGAATTGACAGAACTTGGCCATCAGCAGGCAGAAGAGCTGGGGCAGGCAATTCTGGAGCAGGGAATTCAGATTGATGAGATATTGTATTCACCATTGATCAGGGCAAAGGAGACCGCCAGACATGTATCCGAGGTAACCGGGATCCCGATGCGTGAAGAAATGCGCCTAAAAGAACAAAACTTTGGAAAATACGAAGGTACGCCGAGAAATGGAGAGGAATTCCAGAAGGCTAAGGCTAATTTTATTAATTCTTATGAAGGCGGCGAATCGATGCTGAAGCTTTGCCACCGAATTTATGATCTGCTCGATGATATTAAGAAAGAATCAGATCAGAAGACATATCTTCTGGTTGCACATAACGGGATCTCAAGAGCGATACAGTCTTATTTTTGTGATATGACGAATGATGAATTTGCAAGGTTCGGTATCAAGAATTGTGAGATTCGTAAGTTTGAATACAAGGAGTAA
- a CDS encoding nitrogenase component 1 has protein sequence MLKKAGESTGLEFNSPAHGNWNIVHTGMLLPESIQIYVCADNCMRGVVLTAAEMNAADRFSFVIVEEEDLLNGNLEDVTIEGVTDVLRKRKDHPKAVLLFTVCLHHFLGCDLERVYEELEDRFPDIFFVRCYMDPIMQKHGLTPDQKLRKAIYDGLKVREENPKAVTILGSDFALDETSDIRRLLKWKHIEVKELPECNSWKSYQELADSKIFIACYPPGKYGLECQAERLRKKALYLPGSFDYDEIIRQWKTLEQAVGENVEEVEGIEDTDMYMEKSLERITKREIALCESALEQARKVVGDVPIMIDHTFHPRLLELAKLLLTHGFSVTRIYLDAVNPEEKDTFEWLKEQYPELEYEPTIRPEMRMKPRNESDVLAIGQKAAWFTGTRHFVNLVEGAGLYGFDGIRRTAELMTEAWQEEKDPEDLIIRKGWGCESCI, from the coding sequence ATGTTAAAGAAAGCCGGAGAATCAACCGGACTGGAATTCAATTCCCCGGCACATGGAAACTGGAATATTGTCCATACAGGAATGCTTCTTCCGGAATCCATACAGATCTATGTCTGTGCAGATAACTGTATGCGGGGAGTCGTTCTGACAGCAGCCGAGATGAATGCGGCAGACAGATTTTCCTTTGTGATCGTGGAAGAAGAGGATCTTCTGAACGGCAATCTGGAAGATGTGACGATCGAAGGCGTTACAGATGTATTAAGAAAACGAAAAGATCATCCGAAAGCAGTACTGTTATTTACCGTGTGTCTGCATCATTTTCTGGGATGTGATCTGGAACGGGTGTATGAAGAACTGGAAGACAGATTCCCGGATATTTTCTTCGTCCGCTGTTATATGGATCCAATCATGCAAAAGCACGGGCTGACGCCGGATCAGAAACTTCGAAAGGCAATATATGACGGACTTAAGGTGAGAGAAGAAAATCCGAAAGCAGTGACGATTCTTGGCAGTGATTTTGCGCTGGATGAGACCAGTGATATCAGGCGTTTGTTAAAATGGAAGCATATAGAAGTAAAAGAATTGCCAGAGTGTAATTCATGGAAGTCCTATCAAGAGCTTGCAGACAGTAAAATATTCATAGCGTGCTATCCGCCTGGAAAATATGGTCTGGAATGTCAGGCAGAACGACTTAGGAAGAAAGCGTTATATCTTCCGGGAAGCTTTGATTATGATGAGATTATCAGGCAGTGGAAGACGTTGGAGCAGGCGGTTGGAGAAAATGTGGAAGAGGTTGAGGGTATAGAAGATACAGATATGTACATGGAGAAATCACTGGAAAGAATTACAAAAAGAGAGATTGCACTGTGTGAATCTGCTTTAGAACAAGCCAGAAAAGTGGTCGGAGATGTTCCCATTATGATCGATCACACCTTTCATCCAAGGCTGCTGGAACTGGCAAAGCTGTTACTGACACATGGTTTTTCTGTGACCAGAATCTATCTGGACGCGGTTAATCCGGAAGAAAAAGACACATTTGAGTGGCTAAAGGAACAATATCCTGAACTGGAATATGAACCAACGATTCGTCCGGAGATGCGTATGAAGCCAAGAAACGAATCAGATGTACTGGCAATCGGGCAGAAAGCAGCGTGGTTTACAGGAACCAGGCATTTTGTCAATCTAGTGGAAGGTGCAGGACTGTATGGATTTGACGGAATCCGCAGAACGGCAGAATTGATGACAGAAGCCTGGCAGGAAGAAAAAGATCCAGAAGATCTGATCATTCGGAAAGGATGGGGGTGCGAAAGCTGCATATGA
- the hypF gene encoding carbamoyltransferase HypF has product MITKKIRVYGIVQGVGFRPTVSRHAAAAGITGSVCNKGPYVEIFAQGEEKCVKDFLERLEKQPPERAAILKINTEDVKEEEYGKFNDFQIIESEKTKGEIFVSPDIAICEECKKEMYDPKDRRYLHPFINCTCCGPRLTILDALPYDRERTSMKEFPMCPDCAAEYVDPATRRYDAQPVCCNACGPEVYLTGREERGRTAIIATRKMIHDGGIVAIKGIGGFHLCCDATNEEAVQRLRTLKNRPAKPFAVMARDVEAVKRECLVNEVQEEILDGHQKPILLLEKRKKSADSTGLCKSVAPGNPKVGVMLPYAPVQMLLFQYDDGIQMPDFLVMTSGNISGAPICRDDKEAVEELSHLCDLILSHDRKIRIRADDSVMDFYKGEPYMIRRSRGYAPLPTMVTMPWKGQVLAAGGELKNTFCIGVDGRFYLSPYVGDLEDLRTVKALQETIHRFETLLEVEPEVAACDLHPKYNSTVVAEELGLPVVKIQHHYAHILSCMAENDRKEQVIGVAFDGTGYGTDGTIWGGELLLADYHGFERMGSIEPFLQIGGDISAKEGWRIAVSLIYQQTQDKEQTMEIVKKLNLCSEPECKVLLAMADRKMNAVTSTSAGRLFDAVSAILGIRTKSTFEGEASMALEFAAEAYEKEIWEIDEPADGESGPDEEKKEPEDRLIMQTGSLIKYLTEKKTEGIQAEKLAYIFHQKLADLIICGCRKIRKKTKCNCVALSGGVFQNRLLLRMVEEGLEKEHFTVLRHHLIPANDGGIALGQAAYAMQYIQEGK; this is encoded by the coding sequence ATGATAACAAAGAAAATCCGTGTCTACGGAATTGTGCAGGGTGTCGGCTTCAGACCGACTGTGAGCCGTCATGCAGCGGCTGCCGGAATCACCGGAAGTGTGTGTAACAAAGGTCCCTATGTGGAAATCTTTGCACAGGGAGAGGAAAAATGTGTAAAAGATTTTCTGGAGAGACTGGAAAAGCAGCCGCCGGAGAGAGCTGCCATATTGAAGATCAATACAGAAGATGTAAAAGAGGAAGAATACGGGAAATTCAATGATTTTCAGATCATAGAAAGTGAGAAGACAAAAGGGGAGATCTTCGTCTCGCCGGATATTGCAATCTGCGAAGAATGCAAGAAAGAAATGTACGATCCGAAAGACCGGCGTTATCTGCACCCATTTATCAACTGCACCTGCTGCGGTCCCAGACTTACGATCCTGGACGCGCTTCCATATGACCGGGAACGGACCAGCATGAAGGAATTCCCGATGTGCCCGGACTGTGCGGCGGAGTATGTGGATCCGGCGACCAGACGTTATGATGCACAGCCGGTATGTTGCAACGCATGCGGTCCTGAAGTATATCTGACCGGAAGGGAAGAACGGGGAAGAACTGCGATCATTGCCACAAGAAAAATGATCCATGACGGCGGAATCGTGGCAATCAAGGGAATCGGCGGATTCCATCTTTGCTGCGATGCGACGAATGAAGAAGCAGTACAGAGGTTACGGACATTAAAGAACCGGCCGGCGAAACCATTTGCTGTGATGGCAAGAGATGTAGAAGCAGTAAAGCGGGAATGTCTGGTAAATGAAGTACAGGAGGAGATTCTGGATGGACATCAGAAGCCGATTCTGTTACTTGAAAAACGGAAAAAATCTGCAGACAGTACAGGTCTTTGCAAGTCTGTCGCTCCTGGGAATCCGAAAGTCGGTGTCATGCTTCCATACGCTCCGGTACAGATGCTGTTATTCCAATATGACGACGGAATCCAGATGCCAGATTTTCTGGTGATGACAAGCGGCAATATATCCGGCGCACCGATCTGCCGGGATGATAAAGAAGCAGTGGAGGAACTGTCGCATCTGTGTGACCTGATCCTTTCGCATGACAGAAAGATCCGGATTCGGGCGGACGATTCGGTGATGGATTTTTATAAGGGAGAGCCTTATATGATCCGGCGCTCCAGAGGCTATGCGCCGCTTCCGACGATGGTGACGATGCCGTGGAAAGGACAGGTGCTGGCCGCAGGCGGAGAACTTAAGAATACATTCTGTATCGGAGTGGATGGACGTTTCTATCTGTCCCCATATGTAGGGGATCTGGAAGATCTCCGTACTGTAAAAGCGTTGCAAGAGACGATCCACAGATTTGAGACGCTTCTGGAGGTAGAACCGGAAGTTGCAGCGTGTGATCTGCATCCAAAATACAACTCGACAGTTGTTGCAGAAGAACTGGGACTTCCCGTCGTAAAGATCCAGCATCATTATGCACATATTTTATCCTGTATGGCAGAAAATGACCGGAAAGAGCAGGTGATTGGCGTGGCATTCGACGGAACCGGATATGGTACAGACGGAACCATCTGGGGAGGCGAACTTCTGCTTGCAGATTATCACGGATTTGAGCGGATGGGAAGTATCGAACCATTTCTTCAGATCGGAGGAGACATTTCTGCTAAAGAAGGATGGCGAATTGCAGTTTCACTGATCTATCAGCAGACACAGGATAAAGAGCAGACAATGGAGATTGTAAAGAAGCTTAACCTGTGCAGTGAACCGGAATGCAAAGTGCTTCTTGCCATGGCGGACCGGAAAATGAATGCTGTGACATCGACCAGTGCGGGACGTCTGTTCGATGCAGTCAGTGCAATCCTCGGAATCCGGACGAAGTCTACATTCGAAGGGGAGGCTTCGATGGCACTTGAATTTGCCGCAGAAGCTTATGAGAAAGAAATCTGGGAAATTGATGAGCCGGCAGATGGTGAAAGCGGTCCGGATGAAGAAAAGAAAGAGCCGGAAGACAGGCTGATTATGCAGACAGGAAGCCTTATAAAATATCTGACAGAGAAGAAAACAGAAGGCATTCAGGCAGAAAAATTAGCTTATATCTTTCATCAAAAGCTGGCAGACCTTATAATCTGTGGCTGTAGGAAGATCAGAAAGAAAACAAAATGTAATTGTGTGGCATTAAGCGGCGGTGTATTCCAAAATCGGCTGTTGTTGAGAATGGTGGAAGAAGGTCTGGAAAAAGAACATTTTACCGTACTCAGACATCACCTGATCCCGGCAAATGATGGCGGGATCGCACTGGGGCAGGCAGCATATGCCATGCAGTATATTCAGGAGGGAAAATAA